The Daucus carota subsp. sativus chromosome 2, DH1 v3.0, whole genome shotgun sequence genome includes a window with the following:
- the LOC108206057 gene encoding protein CURVATURE THYLAKOID 1C, chloroplastic, translating to MASTITSLTLPPLFARERHSLFRPLTKFPVFAIAGEKQGRVTFAAKAAGDSSESSTSLSIVESVQNVWENSEDRIALIGLGFAGVVALWASANLITAIDKLPLIPGVLEFIGTLFSSWFVYRYLLFKPDRKELGQAINKKVSDILGQ from the exons ATGGCTTCTACAATTACAAGCCTCACTCTTCCACCGCTGTTTGCTCGTGAAAGACACTCTTTATTTAGGCCTCTTACGAAATTCCCAGTCTTTGCCATTGCTGGAG AGAAACAAGGCCGTGTTACTTTTGCTGCAAAGGCTGCAGGTGATAGCTCGGAATCTTCAACCTCCCTGAGCATTGTTGAGTCTGTACAAAATGTT TGGGAAAACTCAGAAGACCGAATTGCTTTAATCGGGCTGGGATTCGCAGGAGTTGTGGCTCTGTGGGCATCTGCAAACCTGATCACA GCTATCGACAAACTTCCTCTTATCCCAGGAGTGCTTGAGTTTATTGGAACACTTTTTTCTTCG TGGTTCGTCTATCGTTATCTTTTGTTCAAACCTGACAG GAAGGAATTGGGGCAAGCCATCAATAAGAAAGTTTCAGATATTTTGGGTCAGTAA